TTTCCTGTTCACAAGTGAACTATTGCGTTAAGCCAAGCGGGCAGAATCAAGCTTGCTTGAATTATGCCGTGGCTAGCAATAGTCTAACTTCAGTGAAATATATCACGCAAATATGTCAAAGACCGCTTTTGGGCAAAAATCGCCTCAATATATAGCTAATTATGCTTCAATATGTATATTATTGTAAATATATTCATAGCCAATAAAAGTAATCCCTTTTGTCCGGTGAACCTCCGTTTTTCATAAATTTGAAAAATGAGATTTTCAGAGTGGACTCAAAAATTAATAATAAAATAGTATGTCACTATTTACCAATAAAATTCTCCTTATTACCGGCGGCACGGGGTCGTTTGGTAATGCCGTGCTGCGGCGCTTTCTCGATACAGATATCAAAGAGATCCGCATATTCAGTCGCGACGAAAAGAAACAGGACGATATGCGGCATCAATACCAGAACCCGAAAATCAAATTCTATATCGGCGATGTGCGTGACAAACGGTCGGTGGATGACGTGATGATCGGGGTGGATTATATCTTTCATGCCGCTGCCCTGAAGCAGGTGCCATCGTGCGAATTTTTCCCCATTCAGGCGGTGAGAACCAACATCATGGGTACTCAAAACGTGCTGGACTCGGCAGCGGAACACGGGGTTAAACGGGTGGTGGTGCTGAGTACCGACAAAGCGGCGTATCCGATCAATGCAATGGGTATGAGCAAGGCGCTGATGGAAAAAACGGCGGTGGCCAAAGCTCGAACGTTGTGTGACAATGAGCCGGTGATATGCTGTACACGCTACGGAAACGTCATGGCAAGTCGTGGGTCAGTAATTCCGCTGTGGATCGACCAGATCAAAAACGGGAAGCCGATCACTATAACCGATCCCAACATGACACGCTTTATGATGACGCTCGACGATGCGGTGGATTTGGTATTGTATGCTTTTGAAAACGGGGTGAATGGTGATTTGTTTGTGCAAAAAGCACCGGCAGCTACACTGATGGTGTTGGCTACAGCATTGAAAGAGCTGTATCGTGCCGAGAACGAAATCAAAATTATCGGCACCCGGCACGGCGAAAAACTGTACGAAACGCTGGTAACCCGTGAAGAAATGTTTCGTGCGCAAGACAAAGGAAATTATTTCCGCATCCCTATAGATGACCGCGATTTGAATTACGACAAATATTTTGTGGAAGGAGTAGAGGATATAACGAAAGTGGAAGAATATCATTCACACAATACCCATCGGCTGGATGTGGAAGAGATGAAGCAACTGTTAATAAAGTTGCCTGAAGTCAAAAGCGACATCGAGGCATTGGAATAACAAATTCACAGCCTATGAATATCTTGATTACGGGCACCAAAGGGTTTATCGGCAAAAACCTGATAGAGCAGCTCAACAACATCAAAGAAGGAAAAGCCAAAGAGGAGCGAATTCCTTCCGATTTGACCGTTTTTGCATACGATGTCGATTCCGATCCCGGTTTATTGGACGAATATTGTCGGGAAGCCGATTTCGTTTTTCACTTGGCGGGAGTGAATCGTCCAAAAGAACAGGCGGAATTCATGGAAGGGAACTTCGGATTCACTTCAGTTCTGCTGGATACGTTGCAGAAATACGGCAATACGTGCCCCATCATGCTTGCATCGTCCATTCAAGCCGAGCTGGATAATCCTTACGGTGTTTCCAAAAAGGCGGGTGAAGAACTGCTGTTTCGCTATGCCGAAGAAACTGGAGCGAAGGTGTATGTATATCGCTTCCCGAACGTTTTCG
This region of Veillonellales bacterium genomic DNA includes:
- a CDS encoding polysaccharide biosynthesis protein, which produces MSLFTNKILLITGGTGSFGNAVLRRFLDTDIKEIRIFSRDEKKQDDMRHQYQNPKIKFYIGDVRDKRSVDDVMIGVDYIFHAAALKQVPSCEFFPIQAVRTNIMGTQNVLDSAAEHGVKRVVVLSTDKAAYPINAMGMSKALMEKTAVAKARTLCDNEPVICCTRYGNVMASRGSVIPLWIDQIKNGKPITITDPNMTRFMMTLDDAVDLVLYAFENGVNGDLFVQKAPAATLMVLATALKELYRAENEIKIIGTRHGEKLYETLVTREEMFRAQDKGNYFRIPIDDRDLNYDKYFVEGVEDITKVEEYHSHNTHRLDVEEMKQLLIKLPEVKSDIEALE